The following coding sequences lie in one Actinomyces capricornis genomic window:
- a CDS encoding CapA family protein, whose protein sequence is MSSSTSSGQSSSDDPRKADDTADGAALTAAPVLAGQSSRGRRLSSATEVPHRRRWRRAAVAIAVMAVIALAAWVVTDHLHEIRPGGPGVARDSARAQGATTPALPEVSFSIGYAGDVLMHMPVLESTPQGSGDISSLVAAQTPWVEGVDLALCGLEVPVAPDGVYSGYPSFGMPEQVVASLAGGGWDGCATASNHSVDRGQEGVEATLDALEANGMGHAGTFRSAEDAETLFQLYDIEREGRTITIAQIATTHDLNGYEDPTGSSVGINDAEVVKQAAIKARAAGADLVIAHAQVGPEYDSTPHPDQVHYAQALANTAQIDVVFGAHPHVPQPAAKLEGGVEGRGMWVSYSAGNYISNQDEEAAGLLSDVGLFVWIDVTAHADGSVTVDGLNWRPFTMDTAAGHMVRDLASLHEGERPEGLQISEEEIERRWTALMGFMDPATMAHAPAIPSGPVPVALTEEQIRSRVAEASASPTPSSG, encoded by the coding sequence GTGTCCTCCTCCACATCTTCTGGCCAGTCCAGTTCCGACGATCCTCGCAAGGCCGATGACACAGCCGACGGCGCAGCGCTCACCGCTGCGCCGGTGCTCGCGGGCCAGTCGAGTCGGGGCCGGCGCCTGTCCTCGGCGACCGAGGTACCGCACCGCAGGCGCTGGCGCCGGGCGGCGGTGGCCATCGCGGTCATGGCGGTGATCGCGCTGGCGGCCTGGGTCGTCACCGATCACCTGCACGAGATCCGCCCCGGCGGGCCGGGAGTCGCCCGGGACTCGGCCCGGGCCCAGGGAGCCACGACGCCGGCGCTGCCGGAGGTGTCCTTCTCGATCGGCTATGCCGGGGATGTGCTCATGCATATGCCGGTGCTGGAGTCCACGCCCCAGGGCTCGGGGGATATCTCCTCCCTCGTGGCCGCCCAGACCCCCTGGGTCGAGGGCGTGGATCTGGCGCTGTGCGGGCTGGAGGTCCCCGTGGCGCCCGACGGCGTGTACTCGGGCTACCCCTCCTTCGGGATGCCCGAGCAGGTGGTCGCCTCCTTGGCCGGCGGTGGCTGGGACGGCTGCGCGACGGCGTCGAACCACAGCGTGGATCGGGGCCAGGAGGGTGTGGAGGCGACGCTGGATGCCCTGGAGGCCAACGGCATGGGGCATGCGGGCACCTTCCGCTCCGCTGAGGACGCCGAGACCCTCTTCCAGCTCTACGACATCGAGCGCGAGGGCAGGACGATCACGATCGCGCAGATCGCCACCACCCATGATCTCAACGGCTATGAGGATCCCACGGGCTCCTCGGTGGGGATCAACGACGCCGAGGTGGTCAAGCAGGCGGCGATCAAGGCGCGAGCGGCGGGGGCGGACCTGGTCATCGCCCACGCCCAGGTGGGGCCGGAGTACGACTCGACCCCGCATCCCGACCAGGTCCACTACGCCCAGGCGCTGGCCAACACTGCGCAGATCGATGTGGTCTTCGGCGCCCACCCGCATGTCCCCCAGCCTGCGGCCAAGCTGGAGGGCGGTGTGGAGGGCCGGGGCATGTGGGTGTCCTACTCCGCGGGCAACTACATCTCCAACCAGGATGAGGAGGCCGCGGGGCTGCTCAGCGATGTCGGGCTCTTCGTGTGGATCGATGTCACGGCTCATGCCGATGGGTCGGTGACGGTCGATGGCCTGAACTGGCGGCCCTTCACCATGGATACCGCGGCCGGCCATATGGTGCGCGACCTGGCCTCCCTCCATGAGGGCGAGCGGCCCGAGGGGCTGCAGATCAGCGAGGAGGAGATCGAGCGCCGATGGACGGCCCTCATGGGGTTCATGGACCCGGCCACGATGGCCCATGCCCCGGCGATCCCGTCGGGCCCGGTGCCCGTGGCCCTCACCGAGGAGCAGATCCGCTCCAGGGTCGCTGAGGCATCCGCGTCCCCCACGCCGTCCTCCGGCTGA
- the pgsA gene encoding CDP-diacylglycerol--glycerol-3-phosphate 3-phosphatidyltransferase — translation MNATTVPGGPKETQHAPVLNIANALTVLRLVLVPVFVWLMLQPGALMRLAAVVVFAGAALTDRLDGQLARSRNLVTDFGKITDPIADKALTLSAFLLLSVNGLLWWWVTILIIVRELGITVLRFFMLRRAVMAASRGGKLKTVLQMAGLVGLLTPWGLILPAGLAQLLVWGAYLIIAAALVVTVVTGLDYVRQALRLARGNGG, via the coding sequence ATGAATGCCACCACCGTCCCTGGCGGGCCCAAGGAGACGCAGCATGCGCCAGTGCTGAACATCGCCAACGCGCTGACCGTGCTGCGACTCGTCCTCGTGCCCGTCTTCGTGTGGCTCATGCTCCAGCCGGGCGCCCTCATGCGCCTGGCGGCCGTCGTGGTCTTCGCCGGCGCCGCTCTGACCGACCGGCTCGACGGGCAGCTGGCGCGCTCACGCAACCTGGTGACCGACTTCGGCAAGATCACCGACCCGATCGCCGATAAGGCCCTGACCCTCTCCGCCTTCCTCCTGCTCAGTGTCAATGGGCTCCTGTGGTGGTGGGTGACGATCCTCATCATCGTCCGCGAGCTGGGGATCACGGTGCTGCGCTTCTTCATGCTGCGCCGCGCCGTCATGGCGGCCTCGCGCGGGGGCAAGCTCAAGACCGTCCTGCAGATGGCGGGCCTGGTGGGCCTGCTCACCCCCTGGGGCCTCATCCTGCCCGCAGGCCTGGCGCAGCTGCTCGTGTGGGGCGCCTACCTCATCATCGCCGCCGCCCTGGTGGTCACCGTGGTCACGGGTCTGGACTATGTCCGCCAGGCGCTGCGCTTAGCGCGCGGCAACGGCGGCTGA
- a CDS encoding CinA family protein, with protein MNRPQAIPSPLRAPAERVLGLARRRGTTLAVAESLTGGMVASSLVEVPGSSAVLVGAVVAYATRIKAEVLGVDAAHLERTGPVDALVAEQMAAGAARLMGAEAAVSTTGVAGPGPADGHRAGTVHIAACAPWAREHRELVLPGGRDEVRTAAAAAALSLLAEILDTSD; from the coding sequence GTGAACCGACCGCAGGCCATCCCCTCGCCACTGCGCGCACCGGCCGAGCGCGTCCTGGGCCTGGCCCGCCGCCGGGGCACGACCCTGGCCGTGGCCGAGTCCCTCACCGGCGGGATGGTGGCCTCCAGCCTGGTGGAGGTGCCCGGCTCCTCGGCCGTCCTCGTGGGCGCCGTCGTCGCCTACGCCACCCGCATCAAAGCCGAGGTTCTCGGCGTTGACGCCGCTCACCTGGAGCGCACCGGACCCGTCGATGCGCTCGTGGCCGAGCAGATGGCTGCCGGGGCCGCCCGCCTCATGGGTGCTGAGGCGGCCGTGTCCACCACCGGCGTCGCGGGCCCCGGCCCCGCCGACGGGCACCGGGCGGGCACCGTCCATATCGCCGCCTGCGCCCCCTGGGCGCGGGAGCACCGCGAGCTCGTCCTGCCCGGCGGGCGCGACGAGGTCCGCACGGCCGCCGCGGCGGCCGCACTGAGCCTGTTGGCTGAGATTCTTGACACATCGGACTGA
- a CDS encoding helix-turn-helix domain-containing protein: MNNATHPRTTRPINRMPVRQAPAAGYGATVDTTKHENVLLRREIGEVLRSVRQHQGRTLREVSSQARVSLGYLSEVERGQKEASSELLASICQALDAPLSMVLREVSDRIALNEGVAIPDTVPDELIRQQGIALR, encoded by the coding sequence ATGAACAACGCGACTCACCCCCGCACCACCCGTCCGATTAACAGGATGCCAGTGCGTCAGGCACCTGCCGCAGGGTATGGTGCCACCGTGGACACCACCAAGCACGAGAATGTTCTCCTGCGTCGAGAGATCGGCGAAGTCCTGCGCAGCGTCCGCCAGCACCAGGGGCGCACGCTCCGAGAGGTCTCCTCCCAGGCGCGCGTCTCCCTCGGGTACCTCTCCGAGGTCGAGCGCGGGCAGAAGGAGGCCTCCTCCGAGCTGCTCGCCTCCATCTGCCAGGCCCTCGATGCGCCGCTGTCGATGGTCCTGCGCGAGGTCTCGGACCGGATCGCCCTCAACGAGGGCGTGGCTATCCCGGACACGGTCCCCGACGAGCTCATCCGTCAGCAGGGCATCGCCCTGCGCTGA
- a CDS encoding DUF3046 domain-containing protein, with translation MKHSEFWQAVDEVFGPAYGRSLVQDLVLGVLGSTGAQALEAGVEPRRVWSALCEETERSEAERWVIRRDGERRARG, from the coding sequence GTGAAGCACTCGGAGTTCTGGCAGGCCGTGGACGAGGTCTTCGGCCCGGCCTACGGCAGGTCCCTGGTGCAGGACCTCGTCCTGGGGGTGCTGGGATCCACTGGGGCCCAGGCCCTGGAGGCGGGTGTCGAGCCCCGGCGGGTGTGGAGCGCCCTGTGCGAGGAGACCGAGCGCTCCGAGGCCGAGCGCTGGGTCATCCGCCGCGACGGCGAGCGCCGTGCCAGGGGCTAG